atatattagtatagatttattatatttttaatatataatttataaaataatatttagtcaatTCCCTGTATAATGCTACTGGGGATTTTTTTTCCTAGTGCGGGGATTTCATTTTTCTTTGTGCCTTTCCTTCACATCATCGACCCGCACACTCTACGACACGCGGAAACGCCGAGCCACCATTACATGTGCCATCCGTATCATGTGTACcacaatataacattttgtaataaaataaaatcatggaCAATGCAATTACATATGAATatagatttgtttttaaattaaaacttgactaaaatatttttaccctaCCTAATATACCtagtgaataattaaatagcaaaaatataaaataaacaaaactgaTAACtgatgataaaattatcaaaacgctctctatttatttattttatatgccgTGAAACTAATTTGTGTGTTAACAGTATACGACATTTCACATTTTCACATTAGATTTCATGTAGTCATGAACTTACTGCCATgatgtattattgtgttaacTAGTCTTAATTTCGGTTGTCGATATATGCGCCAGTTCTTGACACTATCGAGTCCATTGTGAAATATATGTCCAGCGAATCTGCCATTGGATTGTATGTGCCCAGACCGATAATGTTACGTAATATTTGCTGGCCGTCTGAAAAGTACGTGATGCACAGGAACACCAGCTGTACATGCACCACAAGTACCAGCAGTAATGTGTCGACGGCTCCTCTACTGCCAGAATTAAGCCAATTGTGACACGCGCTTGTCACCAGTCCGTAAATCAATGAGAATCGCTTCCAAGTAAGAAGGTCAGTTAACACCAACCTTTGATATGTATTTTCCGGCGTTATCTGCATACGGGATATTAGATCAATACCACGTGTTGAGGATATGTATGTAATGATATGACAACGAAAGggatataattagttataacaatatatacgaAACTGATAAAGGTACGCttgatattaaatgatttggATTGAGAAGAGCAGAGCAGCAGATTAGTAGAAAAGTGTTAaactaaagtattaaataaaatttttaaattcataacctataaagtattattttttttcttatttcattCGTgcttatatatgtaatatatactaaaaattaaacagcttttagtttaattatcgTAACTTGTTTAAATACGAtttctcaaaaatgtatttaattcgttttttttataaatatatcattgtcaAAAACttgaatatgtttattataaaaactatagataGATCATACtgttaagaattttaataattgtattatacaaaatatatatatatatattgcacgacactttaattttgatgaaaaaaaaaacaacatgactggttattatattgtttacgaaaccttatataaatgtaacaatTCTAAAGCTCTCCATGCTCATCTCAATAACGAAACAAATTAGGTAATCATGTCAATTATAAATTCGCGACCCACCAATATGAGTACGGTCAGGCAGAGCAACAGTAGCATAGCTACGTGTATTGTCgtcttttcatatttttcgtaGCACATAGCTTCTGATGTGGCTACCAGAACCAAGTGGCCGACAAACAACATAGCTTTGTAGAAGTAATTGGACCGTGTCCAGAAAAGATGGTGCTTGGTGACGAATGCGGTGACGTTCAAGGTTACTTTGGATGTTACATAGTATCTGGACGTGAAATCTATGATCCATGTGGACAGGATCACTCTTTCGAACGCTAACAGGAGATGCCAACACACCATAAAATTGATTGCATATGGCGCTACGTACACAGCGAATGACCAACCATTAGCGGTCACCATCCGAATTGCACGTGGATGTCTAGCtagtaagaaatataaaagtacGGTTATCCCGGTAACCATCGACGTGCATACCAATAGCTCCCCCGCAAACAGTATAGTTCTGGATGTTAGGGTTGCGCTGTTGGTAATGTTATTcatgttaaaacaatttttttttaattttaaaattttatagcatggttatatactttttataaataaataaataataatttattataaatacgtatacacATCCTAGTGtaaacaagtaaaaaaaaccaatggTGACGGAATGGTATTGCATTGCAGCAGATGATAAAAGGTATTATCGTTatcattagtatttttaacggTAATGAATTCTACCGATCCTAACGGCTAATTTTTTTCCACCGGCCTTTCTTATCATATATACCCACTCTCTCGCTCTACGTTCGTTACGtcttatgaacattttaccttttttcgttgttttattattcgtacaacttttattaatttttacttcgtATTAATAAAGAAGTCTACACGAGTCCATAATTAATCCAACGCCTTTTTTCTAAATCTGTTATTTCCTTGGTTTAttagataggtacatataaaacCCGAACTATGCCACATTGGCGTCAATACTTTCTGACGTCAGTTTTAGTTCGATGTGTGATGTGAAATTGGATAGATATTATGTTACT
This genomic stretch from Rhopalosiphum maidis isolate BTI-1 chromosome 3, ASM367621v3, whole genome shotgun sequence harbors:
- the LOC113557646 gene encoding uncharacterized protein LOC113557646 yields the protein MNNITNSATLTSRTILFAGELLVCTSMVTGITVLLYFLLARHPRAIRMVTANGWSFAVYVAPYAINFMVCWHLLLAFERVILSTWIIDFTSRYYVTSKVTLNVTAFVTKHHLFWTRSNYFYKAMLFVGHLVLVATSEAMCYEKYEKTTIHVAMLLLLCLTVLILITPENTYQRLVLTDLLTWKRFSLIYGLVTSACHNWLNSGSRGAVDTLLLVLVVHVQLVFLCITYFSDGQQILRNIIGLGTYNPMADSLDIYFTMDSIVSRTGAYIDNRN